ACCTTCTATTTTCTTTGAATTGACTTCTGTTTGCACTGCTTTTGCTAGGTTTTGATCAGCCTCTGACCATTCTGGCAATCCCACTTCTTTAATATTGGAAAACATGGTCTCTGCAATTATCTTATTATAATGTCGTGGCCATGCCGTACCTAAAATTTTAGATTTCATTGTGGTTCCTGTCATTAATGCCGCTCCTTTTGCCATATCATTTGCCATATCATACATTTCCATAATTCCTTCGTATTCAATATCTCTAAAATAGAACCAAATAGCTGCTTTAGAAGGCACGACATTTGGCTGATCTCCTGAATCGGTAAAAATAGAGTGAGAACGTTTTAAAGGATGTAAATGTTCTCTTTTGTAATTCCATGCAACATTCATTAACTCCGCAGCATCTAAAGCACTTTTTCCTCTCCACGGAGAACCTGCAGAATGCGCCGCTTCGCCATCAAAAGCATATTCGACTGATATTAACCCTGTACCTGTTGTTGGCCCATAAGACACACTTAAATTATTACTTACATGAGTAAAAATACACATATCGATATCGTCAAAAAGACCATCTCTTACATACCAAGCCTTTGCCGCAAGTAATTCTTCAGCAATTCCAGGCCATACTAATAATGTGCCTCCAATATTCTCACGTTCCATTATTTCTTTAACAGCAAAAGCTGAAATAATATTCATAGGTATACCAGAATTATGACCCTCGCCATGTCCCGGAGCACCCTCTACTATAGGTTTGTGATAGGCAACACCTGGATATTGAGATGCTTTAGGAATACAATCTACATCACTACCTAAAGCAATTGTAGGCCCTTCTCCATTGCTCCATGTAGCAAACCAAGCAGTAGGAATTCCTGAGATTGAGTTTTCGATTTCGAATCCGTTTTCAGCTAAAATTCCTGTCAAATACTTTGAAGATTCTACTTCTTGAAAACCCAATTCAGAAAAACTAAAAACTTTATCTACCATTACTTGAGATAGTTTTTTATTTTCTTCAACCAAAGTAGATACTTCAGTTTTTAATTTTTCAATTTGTTTGTTTGATCTTTTCTTTTGTGCGTACACGCCACTATAGGCGAATAAACAACATGCGAATGCACATAGTGTAGTTCTTTGTTTCATGGTGGTTATTTGAATTAGTTACTAGAAGTTACATAAATTGATTGTTACACGTGCGTAACCAACCAATTTTTATCTAATTCAAAACTTGAGCATTCAATTTTGCTATAATAGGATTTTACATAGCATTAAAATCCACATTTAAAAACTTATGAGTTTATCTAAAGAGTAATTAAAAAAGTGGCAACTGTTGATTTTTTGGAGCTTCTTTAACTTCTGGTATTTCAACTTTCTTTTCCAATTGCTTTTGCCCCCAGCCGGTCATCGCCTTCACAACCGGAAGTAATGATTTGCCTAAAGGTGTTAACGTATATTCTACTCGTGGGGGAATTTCACCATATAAAGTACGATCAAGAATACCTGACCGCTCTAAAGACTTCAATTGCTTACTTAACATTTGGCGATTTATACCCTCAATTTCTGCAAAAAGCTTATTAAAACGATTGGTGCCTTTATTTATATGATACAGAATTATAGGCTTCCATTTACTATCTATCATATTCATACAATAATCAAGTGCCTGTGCATCATTATTTTGCTTCGCCATGCTTTTTTAATTTTTTAAACAACTAAAATTTGCCGTTTTTCTCATCAATCAATCTAAATCTAACAAACGTACTAATAATATTTTTGCAGTAAAAATCTAATTTTCATACTATAAAGTAAAACTTTATGTCATTTATAATTGTGATTGATAAAGGTAAAACAAATTCTCACTATTTTCATTAACAATTACTGTTTAAAAGTGTTTCAGATTACCGTAAATAGTAACTAGTAAAGTCTTAATTTTGTATTTCAAAAATCAATACCAGACATACTACAATGATTCACTTTTTTGGGGAACTTAGCAAAAAGATTTTTGCGGTACAGACCGCGAAGGAACTTTCATCTGAAGATACAAGTAAACTTATATGGTTGTTCGGCAACCGACCTAAAATAAATGCGGCGTCTCTTGACGCCTTTTTTGTTGGTCCAAGAGCCGCAATGATCACTCCGTGGAGTACGAATGCAACAGAAATTACTCAGAATATGGGTGTTTCTGGAATTATTCGGATTGAGGAATTCAATGCTGTAGAAGAAAAATTTACAGGATTCGACCCAATGATTTCTCAAAAATACAGCACTCTAAACCAAGAGGTTTTTGATGTTCATGTAGCACCAAAACCTATATTGGATATTGAAGATATTGCTGCTTTCAACAAACAAGAAGGTTTAGCTCTTAATGATGAAGAAGTAGGATATCTTGACAACCTCAGCAAAAAACTTGGTCGAAAATTAACTGATTCTGAAGTATTTGGTTTTAGTCAAGTAAATTCTGAGCATTGTAGACATAAAATATTCAATGGCACATTTGTTATAGACGGTGAAGAAATGCCTTCTTCACTATTTAAATTGATTAAGAAAACCTCTCAAGAATTTCCTAATGAAATAGTATCTGCTTATAAAGACAATGTCGCCTTTGTGAAAGGACCTAGAGTAATGCAGTTTGCTCCTAAAACGGCAGACAAGCCAGACTTTTATCAAGAGCAGGAGTTTGACTCTGTAATTTCTATAAAAGCAGAAACACACAACTTCCCTACAACTGTAGAGCCTTTTAATGGTGCTGCAACTGGTGCAGGCGGAGAAATAAGAGATCGTTTGGCTGGTGGTAAAGGTTCTTTACCTCTTGCTGGTACTGCAGTTTACATGACTGCTTACTCTCGACTAGAAAAAGAAAGACCTTGGGAAAAAGGAATGCAAGAGAGAGATTGGTTATACCAAACTCCTATGGATATTCTTATTAAAGCTTCTAATGGTGCTTCTGATTTTGGAAACAAATTTGGACAACCATTAATTACTGGTTCTGTTCTTACTTTTGAATATGATGAAGCTTCTATTCCGTTTGAATCTTCCGAAGAAAAGACAAGCTCTTCAACAGAAACCAAACGTAAGTTAGGGTATGATAAAGTAATCATGCAAGCTGGCGGTATTGGATATGGTAAAATTGAACAAGCAATAAAAGACAAGCCTGAAACAGGTAATAAAATAGTAATTCTAGGCGGTGACAACTACCGAATTGGAATGGGTGGTGCTGCTGTTTCTAGTGCAGATACTGGCGAATTCAGCTCGGCTATTGAACTAAACGCCGTACAACGTTCTAATCCTGAAATGCAAAAGAGAGCTGCGAATGCTATTCGCGGTATGGTAGAAAGCGATGTAAACACTATCGTTTCAATTCATGATCATGGTGCTGGCGGACACCTTAACTGTTTGTCTGAACTAGTAGAGGAAACTGGTGGCAAAATAGATTTAGATAAATTACCTGTTGGTGACCCAACTCTATCTGCTAAAGAAATTATTGGTAACGAATCTCAAGAACGTATGGGTCTTGTCATCGGTAAAAAAGATATTGATCATCTAAAACGTATTGCTGACCGTGAGCGCTCGCCTATGTATGAGGTTGGTGATGTAACAGGTGATGACCGTTTTACTTTTGAATCTAAGACTAATGGCGCTAAGCCAATGGATCTAGCTTTGTCTGATATGTTCGGGAGTTCTCCTAAGACTGTTATGACAGATAAGACGGTTATTCGTGATTATAAGAATGCAGATTATTCTTTAGAGTTTTTCCATGATTATCTAGATGCAGTTCTTCAACTTGAAGCTGTTGCTAGTAAAGATTGGCTAACGAATAAAGTGGATCGTTGTGTTGGTGGTCGTGTAGCAAAACAACAATGTGTTGGCCCGTTACAATTACCATTGAATAACTGCGGAGTAATGGCGTTAGATTTTAAAGGAAAAGAAGGAATTGCCACAAGTATTGGTCACTCCCCTATTTCCGCTTTGATTGATCCTGCTGCTGGTAGTAAAAATAGTATTGCAGAATCATTGACCAATTTAGTTTGGGCACCGTTAAAAGACGGATTGGCTTCTGTTTCTTTATCCGCTAACTGGATGTGGCCTTGTAAAAACGAAGGTGAAGATGCTCGTCTATATAAAGCAGTACAAGCAGTTTCTGATTTTGCTATTGATTTAGGTATTAACGTACCTACAGGAAAGGATTCTCTTTCCATGAAACAAAAATATAAAGATGGTGATGTTATTTCTCCTGGTACCGTAGTCATTTCTGCTGCTGGTAACTGTAGTGATATTACAAAGGTTGTGGAGCCAGTTTTACAGAAAGGTGCTGGTTCTATTTATTACATCAACCTATCTAAAGATAATTTTAAATTAGGCGGCTCGTCGTTTGCACAGACTAGAAATAGTATTGGTAACGAAACTCCTACAATTACTGACTCTGCATACTTTAAAACTGTTTTTAATACCATTCAATCTTTAATAAAAGAGGATAAAATAGTAGCTGGACATGATGTCGCTTCTGGCGGATTAATTACTACTCTTTTAGAACTATGTTTTGCAGATACCAATTTAGGAGCCAATCTTGACCTAACAAGTTTAGGTGAAGCTGATACTATTAAAGTTTTGTTTTCTGAAAACGCTGGTATTGTTTTTCAAGCGAAAGATGATAGTATTGAAGCCATATTGAATTCTAAAAATATTGATGCCAAGAAAATAGGTTCGGTTACAAACGAAGCTACCCTAACTGTTAAAAATAATGGTATGGAAATGGGACTAAATATTGAAACCCTTCGTGACACTTGGTTCAAAACATCGTATTTACTAGACAAACAGCAAACTGCAAATGGCTTAGCGAAAGATAGATTTGATAATTATAAGGTTCAGCCTTTAGCATACAGCTTCCCTTCTACAACACCGCTACAACTTCCAAGCCGAAGTCTAAGTGGAGCAGAAATGAGACCAAAAGCAGCTATTCTACGTGAAAAAGGTAGTAACTCTGAACGTGAAATGGCAAATGCAATGTATTTAGCAGGGTTTGATGTAAAAGACGTT
Above is a window of Maribacter aquivivus DNA encoding:
- a CDS encoding winged helix-turn-helix transcriptional regulator gives rise to the protein MAKQNNDAQALDYCMNMIDSKWKPIILYHINKGTNRFNKLFAEIEGINRQMLSKQLKSLERSGILDRTLYGEIPPRVEYTLTPLGKSLLPVVKAMTGWGQKQLEKKVEIPEVKEAPKNQQLPLF
- a CDS encoding zinc-binding metallopeptidase family protein, with amino-acid sequence MKQRTTLCAFACCLFAYSGVYAQKKRSNKQIEKLKTEVSTLVEENKKLSQVMVDKVFSFSELGFQEVESSKYLTGILAENGFEIENSISGIPTAWFATWSNGEGPTIALGSDVDCIPKASQYPGVAYHKPIVEGAPGHGEGHNSGIPMNIISAFAVKEIMERENIGGTLLVWPGIAEELLAAKAWYVRDGLFDDIDMCIFTHVSNNLSVSYGPTTGTGLISVEYAFDGEAAHSAGSPWRGKSALDAAELMNVAWNYKREHLHPLKRSHSIFTDSGDQPNVVPSKAAIWFYFRDIEYEGIMEMYDMANDMAKGAALMTGTTMKSKILGTAWPRHYNKIIAETMFSNIKEVGLPEWSEADQNLAKAVQTEVNSKKIEGLSVELAELGLPIVEPISGGSDDVGDVSWKVPTVTLRYPSNIPGLQGHHWSNSIAMATPIAHKGVIAGAKVEAMTIMDFLLKPELLKGAWDYFNNEQQKETKYQPMLSESDMPPIYLNKDKQDKFRSELEKFYYDETKYDTYLEQLGIEYPTLKD
- the purL gene encoding phosphoribosylformylglycinamidine synthase is translated as MIHFFGELSKKIFAVQTAKELSSEDTSKLIWLFGNRPKINAASLDAFFVGPRAAMITPWSTNATEITQNMGVSGIIRIEEFNAVEEKFTGFDPMISQKYSTLNQEVFDVHVAPKPILDIEDIAAFNKQEGLALNDEEVGYLDNLSKKLGRKLTDSEVFGFSQVNSEHCRHKIFNGTFVIDGEEMPSSLFKLIKKTSQEFPNEIVSAYKDNVAFVKGPRVMQFAPKTADKPDFYQEQEFDSVISIKAETHNFPTTVEPFNGAATGAGGEIRDRLAGGKGSLPLAGTAVYMTAYSRLEKERPWEKGMQERDWLYQTPMDILIKASNGASDFGNKFGQPLITGSVLTFEYDEASIPFESSEEKTSSSTETKRKLGYDKVIMQAGGIGYGKIEQAIKDKPETGNKIVILGGDNYRIGMGGAAVSSADTGEFSSAIELNAVQRSNPEMQKRAANAIRGMVESDVNTIVSIHDHGAGGHLNCLSELVEETGGKIDLDKLPVGDPTLSAKEIIGNESQERMGLVIGKKDIDHLKRIADRERSPMYEVGDVTGDDRFTFESKTNGAKPMDLALSDMFGSSPKTVMTDKTVIRDYKNADYSLEFFHDYLDAVLQLEAVASKDWLTNKVDRCVGGRVAKQQCVGPLQLPLNNCGVMALDFKGKEGIATSIGHSPISALIDPAAGSKNSIAESLTNLVWAPLKDGLASVSLSANWMWPCKNEGEDARLYKAVQAVSDFAIDLGINVPTGKDSLSMKQKYKDGDVISPGTVVISAAGNCSDITKVVEPVLQKGAGSIYYINLSKDNFKLGGSSFAQTRNSIGNETPTITDSAYFKTVFNTIQSLIKEDKIVAGHDVASGGLITTLLELCFADTNLGANLDLTSLGEADTIKVLFSENAGIVFQAKDDSIEAILNSKNIDAKKIGSVTNEATLTVKNNGMEMGLNIETLRDTWFKTSYLLDKQQTANGLAKDRFDNYKVQPLAYSFPSTTPLQLPSRSLSGAEMRPKAAILREKGSNSEREMANAMYLAGFDVKDVHMTDLISGRENLEDIQFLGAVGGFSNSDVLGSAKGWAGAIKYNEKANTVIKNFFARPDTLSVGICNGCQLFMELDLINPEHETHGKMTYNESHKHESNFTSVEIQKNNSVMLSSLVGSKLGVWISHGEGKFALPLSEENYDIVAKYGYEGYPANPNGSDFNTAMLCDKTGRHLVTMPHIERSIFPWNWAHYPTDRTDEVSPWIEAFTNAKEWVINQK